One Fuerstiella marisgermanici DNA window includes the following coding sequences:
- a CDS encoding DUF1559 domain-containing protein — translation MRESNSRIKRARGFTLIELLVVIAIIAILIALLLPAVQQAREAARRTQCKNNMKQIGLAMHNYHDTHRVFPCGVFSGTGHVYKSAGMHGSGWFHQTLPLIDQSAVYQSISNFFAAGAAVGGDNEVYRAPAAIRQLRVPAFMCPSDPNSGSLAGPGHANGFQGNYLMCMGSDNLGTYGGWPSALHGNRRNGMFYFQSSTRMRDVTDGTSNTTMGSESVSRGTGLEYGAPGQYWNGYWGGPIFTAAENPNTPVADRIHTCLNTTTPKAPCVTIGGTGTNAGVYARSMHTGGVHIILADGSTRFVSENIALSIWQGLATRGGGEVLGEY, via the coding sequence ATGAGAGAATCTAATTCTCGTATAAAGCGTGCGCGTGGATTCACGCTCATCGAACTTCTTGTCGTCATAGCGATAATCGCCATCCTGATTGCGCTGTTATTGCCAGCGGTCCAGCAGGCTCGTGAAGCCGCCCGGCGGACTCAGTGCAAGAACAACATGAAACAGATCGGACTGGCGATGCACAACTATCACGATACTCATCGCGTGTTCCCGTGCGGAGTATTTTCCGGAACGGGCCATGTTTATAAATCTGCCGGCATGCACGGCAGCGGATGGTTTCATCAAACCCTGCCACTCATCGATCAATCTGCGGTCTATCAGTCGATCTCGAATTTCTTTGCGGCCGGAGCTGCGGTTGGCGGGGACAATGAAGTTTATCGTGCTCCGGCAGCGATTCGGCAGCTGCGAGTTCCCGCCTTCATGTGCCCTTCAGACCCAAATAGTGGATCGCTGGCTGGCCCCGGCCACGCCAATGGTTTTCAGGGCAATTACTTGATGTGTATGGGGTCGGACAACCTGGGAACATACGGTGGATGGCCCTCCGCATTGCACGGCAATAGGCGGAACGGAATGTTCTATTTTCAGTCGTCCACAAGGATGAGAGATGTGACAGATGGGACAAGCAATACAACGATGGGCAGTGAATCTGTTTCACGGGGCACAGGTCTGGAGTACGGTGCTCCCGGTCAGTACTGGAACGGCTACTGGGGCGGCCCGATCTTCACCGCCGCAGAAAACCCAAACACGCCAGTCGCAGACCGTATTCACACCTGCCTGAATACAACAACACCCAAGGCACCGTGCGTCACCATCGGTGGAACGGGAACCAACGCCGGTGTCTATGCCAGAAGTATGCACACTGGCGGAGTACATATCATTCTCGCAGACGGATCGACGCGGTTTGTCTCCGAGAACATCGCGCTGTCAATCTGGCAAGGACTGGCCACGCGAGGCGGCGGCGAAGTCTTAGGCGAATACTAA